In Euzebyales bacterium, the genomic window GTGCGACGCCGTCGGTCGACGTCCGCACACCCAACGACGCCAGCGAGCACACCCCGCGGCCGCGGATGCCGCACGCCACGATGCCGTCGTAGTCCGACAGGTCCGGATCGACGTTGAACGCCAACCCGTGGCTGGTGGAGCCACGGCGTACCCGGACACCGATCGCCGCGAGCTTCTCGTCGCCCACCCACACGCCGGGCAGTGCGGGCTCGGCGTGGGCGGTGATGCCGTGCATGGCCGCCACCGCGATGCACGCTTCCTGCAGCACGCCGACGTAGCGGCGCACCTCGCGCGAGCTGTCGAGGCGGATGATCGGGTAGATCACGACCTGTCCGGGGCCGTGGTAGGTGATGTCACCACCACGGTCGGCACGCACCACAGGGATCGTCGACGCGTCGAGCACGTTGTCCGGGTCGGCGTTGCGCCCAGCGGTGTAGACCGCCGCGTGCTCGCAGACGACGAGCACGTCCCCGCGCTCGTCGTTCGCGCGTTCGGCCGCGAGCCTGTGCTGCAGATCGAGCGCGTCGCCGTAGTCGACGCGCCCGATGTCAACGGCGATCACGGTCGCACCGCGGCCGTGATCGCGGTGCGTCACACGCCGAGCTCGGCCTCCCAGTCATGGGTCTCGACGACCTCCTTGACGTCGGTGACGTAGCGTGCCGCGTCGGCCCCGTCGAGGATCTGGTGGTCGTAGGTCAGGCAGAGGTACACCAGATCACGGATCGCGATGGTGTCGCCCAGCCCGTCGTTGACGACCTTCGGGCGCTTCTGGATCGCGCCCGTGCCCATGATCGCGACCTCGGGGTAGTTCAGGATCGGGGTGTCGATCAGGACGCCGCGGCTGCCGGTGTTGGTGACCGTGAAGGTGCCGCCCTGGATGTCGGACATCTCGAGCTGACCCTTGCCACGCGCCTTGCCGGCGACCTCGGCGATGTTGCGAGCCAGCGCCGCTAGCGTCAGATCGTCGGCG contains:
- the lipB gene encoding lipoyl(octanoyl) transferase LipB; amino-acid sequence: MIAVDIGRVDYGDALDLQHRLAAERANDERGDVLVVCEHAAVYTAGRNADPDNVLDASTIPVVRADRGGDITYHGPGQVVIYPIIRLDSSREVRRYVGVLQEACIAVAAMHGITAHAEPALPGVWVGDEKLAAIGVRVRRGSTSHGLAFNVDPDLSDYDGIVACGIRGRGVCSLASLGVRTSTDGVARALVDALARGLDRPVRWSDAAGLDAAGQAA